In one Gemmatimonas aurantiaca genomic region, the following are encoded:
- a CDS encoding ABC transporter permease: protein MSATQRLKHDGRTWIGTTVVVLLVLLAIAAPLMTMHDPARIDLRHTLEAPSATHWLGTDAQGRDVWSRLVYGARVSLLVGIASQGIALAIGVGLGLIAGYRGRWADETIMRLADVTLAFPSLLLLIAMAAAFEPSLTVVCVVIGVVGWAAMARLVRGQVLVVRELEYVQAMRALGARGGRIVLRHILPNVVAPVVIAGTLGIAGAIMAEAALSFLGLGVQPPTPSWGAMIADGRDLAQLRTAPWTSLAPGLAIGVAVLGFNLLGDALRDALDPRAERRS, encoded by the coding sequence ATGAGCGCGACACAGCGTCTGAAGCACGATGGCCGCACATGGATCGGCACCACCGTGGTGGTGCTGCTGGTGCTGCTGGCGATTGCCGCACCACTCATGACGATGCATGACCCAGCGCGGATCGATCTCCGTCACACGCTGGAAGCGCCCTCCGCGACGCACTGGCTTGGCACCGATGCGCAGGGGCGCGATGTGTGGTCGCGACTCGTGTACGGCGCGCGGGTCTCGCTGCTGGTGGGTATCGCGTCGCAGGGCATCGCGCTGGCCATCGGTGTGGGGCTGGGGCTCATCGCCGGCTATCGGGGGCGATGGGCCGACGAGACCATCATGCGGCTCGCCGATGTCACGCTCGCGTTCCCCAGTCTGCTGCTGCTCATCGCCATGGCGGCGGCGTTCGAGCCGTCGCTCACCGTGGTGTGCGTGGTGATCGGTGTGGTGGGATGGGCGGCGATGGCGCGGCTCGTGCGTGGGCAGGTGCTGGTGGTGCGTGAACTCGAGTACGTGCAGGCCATGCGTGCGCTGGGCGCGCGGGGTGGACGCATCGTGCTCAGACACATCCTGCCCAACGTCGTGGCGCCGGTGGTGATTGCCGGAACGCTGGGCATCGCGGGGGCGATCATGGCCGAGGCGGCGCTGTCGTTTCTGGGCCTCGGCGTGCAGCCACCCACGCCAAGCTGGGGCGCGATGATTGCCGATGGACGTGATCTGGCGCAGCTCCGGACGGCACCGTGGACGTCTCTCGCCCCCGGTCTGGCCATCGGTGTGGCGGTGCTCGGTTTCAATCTGCTCGGCGATGCGTTGCGCGACGCGCTCGATCC